The Meriones unguiculatus strain TT.TT164.6M chromosome 1, Bangor_MerUng_6.1, whole genome shotgun sequence genome has a segment encoding these proteins:
- the Msantd2 gene encoding myb/SANT-like DNA-binding domain-containing protein 2 isoform X3: MEDYSQEDWGNHSQDLHGYPTDQELDEMPVSKRTLKIKQESSEEAQKRDTMQNIVQILESVQLKWELFQSWTDFSRLHLSNKLAIFGIGYNTRWKEDIRYHYAEISSQVPLGKRLREYFNSEKPEGRIIMTRVQKMNWKNVYYKFLEITISEARCLELHMEIDWIPIAHSKPTGGNVVQYLLPGGIPKSPGLYAIGYEECLERPLSPDVERHALDPGKEGRVDIETLSTQASLQVEVEPTRITYCYLGIAEVRTLQQCLFLHFQANTKTFSKDWVGINGFLSQNCIVDPGVSPKSIYIKFVEVERDFLSAGSLVECLEKAIGYPLKFNN, encoded by the exons ATGGAGGACTATTCACAGGAGGACTGGGGAAACCACAGTCAGGATCTCCATGGCTATCCAACAGATCAGGAATTGG atgaAATGCCAGTTTCAAagagaacattaaaaataaaacaagagtcTTCTGAAGAGGCACA GAAGCGAGACACCATGCAGAATATTGTACAGATACTGGAGTCGGTGCAGTTGAAGTGGGAACTGTTTCAGAGCTGGACAGACTTTTCAAGGCTCCACCTTTCCAATAAATTGGCCATTTTTGGAATTGGCTATAACACCCGCTGGAAAGAGGATATCCGTTACCACTATGCCGAGATCAGCTCACAGGTGCCCCTTGGCAAGCGTCTTCGGGAGTACTTCAACTCTGAGAAACCCGAGGGACGGATCATTATGACCCGAGTGCAAAAAATGAACTGGAAAAATGTTTACTACAAATTTTTAGAGATCACCATTAGTGAAGCTAGGTGCTTAGAGCTGCACATGGAAATTGACTGGATACCCATTGCCCACTCCAAGCCAACTGGTGGGAATGTTGTTCAGTATTTATTACCAGGAGGGATTCCTAAAAGCCCAGGCCTGTATGCCATTGGCTATGAAGAATGTCTTGAGAGGCCTCTCTCACCAGATGTGGAGCGCCATGCCCTGGACCCCGGAAAAGAGGGCCGGGTTGACATAGAAACCCTCTCGACACAAGCCTCACTGCAGGTGGAGGTCGAACCCACCCGCATCACCTACTGCTACCTCGGAATTGCTGAAGTCAGGACTCTGCAGCAGTGCTTGTTTCTACATTTCCAAGCAAATACCAAAACCTTCAGTAAAGATTGGGTTGGTATTAATGGGTTTTTGTCTCAGAACTGTATTGTGGATCCTGGAGTTTCCCCTAAATCCATCTATATCAAATTTGTAGAAGTAGAAAGGGATTTTCTGTCCGCCGGCTCATTAGTTGAGTGCCTGGAAAAAGCCATTGGATACCCCTTAAAATTTAACAACTGA
- the Vsig2 gene encoding V-set and immunoglobulin domain-containing protein 2 translates to MAMAWALVGAFLCWSCLGLSGLAVEVTVPTEPLSMPMGKMATLSCSYSTSVGDNFALEWSFVQPGKPISSSAPILYFTNGHLYPTGSKADRASLLHNPPTGGVATLKLTDLRPSDTGTYLCNVNNPPDFYTNGLGIINLTVLVPPSHPICSRSGQTSVGGSAALRCSSSQGAPKPVYNWVRLGSSPTPPPGSMVQDEVSGQLILTNLSLTSSGTYQCVASNQMGSASCELILSVTDSSEGRVAGTLIGVLLGVLLLSVTAFCLIRFQKERKKEPKETYGGSDLREDATAPGVSEQASLRASYSKGLLEKSPPASTVTTTKSKLSMVV, encoded by the exons ATGGCCATGGCTTGGGCCCTGGTGGGGGCTTTCCTCTGCTGGTCCTGTCTGGGCCTGAGTG GGCTAGCTGTGGAGGTGACTGTGCCCACTGAGCCACTGAGCATGCCAATGGGCAAGATGGCCACGCTGAGCTGCAGCTACAGCACGTCTGTGGGTGACAACTTTGCCTTGGAGTGGAGCTTTGTGCAGCCTGGGAAGCCCATCTCTTCATCTGCTCCT ATTCTCTATTTCACCAATGGCCATCTGTATCCCACTGGCTCTAAAGCAGACCGGGCCAGCCTTCTCCACAACCCGCCCACAGGAGGAGTGGCTACGCTGAAACTGACTGACCTCCGCCCCTCAGACACTGGAACCTACCTCTGCAATGTTAACAACCCACCAGATTTCTACACCAATGGGTTGGGCATAATCAACCTTACTGTGCTGG TGCCCCCCAGTCACCCCATATGCAGCCGGAGTGGGCAAACCTCTGTGGGAGGTTCTGCTGCACTGAGATGCAGCTCTTCTCAGGGAGCACCCAAACCAGTGTACAACTGGGTCCGTCTCGGATCTTCTCCTACACCTCCTCCTGGGAGCATGGTTCAAG ATGAAGTGTCTGGCCAGCTCATTCTCACCAATCTCTCCCTGACCTCCTCCGGCACCTACCAATGTGTGGCCAGCAACCAGATGGGCAGTGCCTCCTGTGAGCTGATCCTCTCTGTGACTG ACTCATCGGAAGGCCGAGTGGCTGGGACTCTGATTGGGGTGCTCCTGGGTGTGCTGCTGCTGTCAGTCACCGCATTCTGCCTGATCAGATtccagaaagagaggaaaaaggagccCAAGGAGACGTACGGGGGTAGCGACCTTCG GGAGGATGCCACCGCCCCTGGGGTTTCTGAACAAGCTTCTCTGCGGGCCAGTTATAGCAAAGGCCTCCTGGAGAAGTCCCCACCCGCCAGCACGGTGACGACCACCAA
- the Esam gene encoding endothelial cell-selective adhesion molecule isoform X2, translating into MTREESSSQPWEEPIVIWFLEQEGKELAQVLSYINGALSNIPRVSLVHSVTTRNVSLRLEALQEGDSGTYRCSINVQDGKSPSMGHSSKSIELKVLVPPAPPSCSLQGVPYVGTNVTLNCKSPRSKPTAQYQWEKLAPSSQVFFGPALDAVRGSLKLTNLSTAMSGVYVCKAQNRVGFAQCNVTLEVMTGSKAAVVAGAIVGTLVGLVLLAGLVLLYQRRSKTLEELANDIKEDAIAPRTLPWTKGSDTISKNGTLSSVTSARALRPPKAAPPRPGTFTPTPSVSSQALSSPRLPRTDGPPPQAVSLSPGGVSSSALSRMGAVPVMVPAQSQAGSLV; encoded by the exons ATGACACGGGAGGAGTCTTCGTCCCAACCCTGGGAGGAGCCCATCGTGATTTGGTTCTTGGAACAAGAAGGGAAGGAACTGGCCCAG GTGTTGTCCTATATCAACGGAGCTCTGTCAAATATACCTCGGGTTTCCCTGGTCCACTCTGTCACCACTCGGAATGTGTCCCTGCGGCTGGAGGCCCTTCAAGAGGGGGACTCTGGGACCTACCGCTGTTCCATCAACGTGCAAGATGGTAAAAGCCCAAGTATGGGCCACAGCAGCAAAAGCATAGAGCTCAAAGTGCTGG TTCCTCCAGCTCCTCCATCCTGCAGTTTACAGGGTGTACCTTATGTGGGGACCAATGTGACCTTGAACTGCAAGTCCCCCAGGAGTAAGCCTACAGCGCAATACCAGTGGGAGAAGCTGGCCCCGTCCTCCCAGGTCTTCTTTGGACCGGCCTTAG ATGCTGTCCGTGGATCCTTGAAGCTCACCAACCTTTCCACTGCCATGTCTGGAGTCTATGTCTGCAAGGCCCAAAACAGAGTGGGATTCGCCCAGTGCAACGTGACCCTGGAAGTGATGACAG GGTCTAAAGCTGCAGTGGTTGCTGGAGCCATTGTGGGCACTCTCGTTGGGTTGGTGCTGCTGGCTGGACTGGTCCTGTTGTACCAACGGCGGAGCAAGACCCTGGAGGAGCTGGCCAATGATATCAA GGAAGATGCCATTGCTCCCCGGACTTTGCCTTGGACCAAAGGCTCAGACACAATCTCCAAGAATGGGACACTTTCCTCTGTCACCTCAGCACGAGCTCTGCGGCCACCCAAGGCGGCTCCTCCAAGACCTGGCACGTTTACTCCCACACCCAGTGTCTCTAGCCAGGCCCTGTCCTCACCAAGACTGCCCAGGACAGATGGGCCCCCACCTCAGGCAGTATCCCTGAGCCCAGGTGGGGTTTCTTCTTCTGCTCTGAGCCGCATGGGTGCTGTGCCCGTGATGGTGCCTGCACAGAGTCAGGCTGGGTCTCTCGTGTGA
- the Esam gene encoding endothelial cell-selective adhesion molecule isoform X1 gives MSLPAGTPETRWLRVLFLGLSTLASFSLAQLELHVPTGLNKLEAIEGQEVVLPAWYTMTREESSSQPWEEPIVIWFLEQEGKELAQVLSYINGALSNIPRVSLVHSVTTRNVSLRLEALQEGDSGTYRCSINVQDGKSPSMGHSSKSIELKVLVPPAPPSCSLQGVPYVGTNVTLNCKSPRSKPTAQYQWEKLAPSSQVFFGPALDAVRGSLKLTNLSTAMSGVYVCKAQNRVGFAQCNVTLEVMTGSKAAVVAGAIVGTLVGLVLLAGLVLLYQRRSKTLEELANDIKEDAIAPRTLPWTKGSDTISKNGTLSSVTSARALRPPKAAPPRPGTFTPTPSVSSQALSSPRLPRTDGPPPQAVSLSPGGVSSSALSRMGAVPVMVPAQSQAGSLV, from the exons ATGAGTCTCCCGGCTGGAACCCCCGAGACCCGCTGGCTGCGGGTTTTGTTCCTGGGACTGAGTACCCTCG CTTCCTTCTCACTGGCGCAGCTGGAGCTGCACGTCCCCACCGGCCTCAACAAACTAGAGGCCATAGAGGGACAAGAAGTGGTGCTTCCTGCCTGGTACACGATGACACGGGAGGAGTCTTCGTCCCAACCCTGGGAGGAGCCCATCGTGATTTGGTTCTTGGAACAAGAAGGGAAGGAACTGGCCCAG GTGTTGTCCTATATCAACGGAGCTCTGTCAAATATACCTCGGGTTTCCCTGGTCCACTCTGTCACCACTCGGAATGTGTCCCTGCGGCTGGAGGCCCTTCAAGAGGGGGACTCTGGGACCTACCGCTGTTCCATCAACGTGCAAGATGGTAAAAGCCCAAGTATGGGCCACAGCAGCAAAAGCATAGAGCTCAAAGTGCTGG TTCCTCCAGCTCCTCCATCCTGCAGTTTACAGGGTGTACCTTATGTGGGGACCAATGTGACCTTGAACTGCAAGTCCCCCAGGAGTAAGCCTACAGCGCAATACCAGTGGGAGAAGCTGGCCCCGTCCTCCCAGGTCTTCTTTGGACCGGCCTTAG ATGCTGTCCGTGGATCCTTGAAGCTCACCAACCTTTCCACTGCCATGTCTGGAGTCTATGTCTGCAAGGCCCAAAACAGAGTGGGATTCGCCCAGTGCAACGTGACCCTGGAAGTGATGACAG GGTCTAAAGCTGCAGTGGTTGCTGGAGCCATTGTGGGCACTCTCGTTGGGTTGGTGCTGCTGGCTGGACTGGTCCTGTTGTACCAACGGCGGAGCAAGACCCTGGAGGAGCTGGCCAATGATATCAA GGAAGATGCCATTGCTCCCCGGACTTTGCCTTGGACCAAAGGCTCAGACACAATCTCCAAGAATGGGACACTTTCCTCTGTCACCTCAGCACGAGCTCTGCGGCCACCCAAGGCGGCTCCTCCAAGACCTGGCACGTTTACTCCCACACCCAGTGTCTCTAGCCAGGCCCTGTCCTCACCAAGACTGCCCAGGACAGATGGGCCCCCACCTCAGGCAGTATCCCTGAGCCCAGGTGGGGTTTCTTCTTCTGCTCTGAGCCGCATGGGTGCTGTGCCCGTGATGGTGCCTGCACAGAGTCAGGCTGGGTCTCTCGTGTGA